A genomic segment from Cyanobium sp. NIES-981 encodes:
- a CDS encoding DUF5996 family protein — MTPHSPQAAWPPGLPYADWQDTCRTLHLWTQIVGKIRMALTPAINHWWHATLYVTPRGLTTGTIPCAARTLEIRFDFLEHQLRLEASDGASRSIQLAPRSVADFHRAVMAAMNELGIEVSIWTMPQELADPIPFELDELHAAYDPAAVQRFWQILVQADRVFTLFRSGFIGKSSPVHFFWGSFDLALTRFSGRPAPPHPGGVPGMADWVTREAYSHEVSSCGFWPGGGSIAEPVFYAYAYPAPAGYSASPVHPGEAFFSPELQEFLLPYEVVRQAADPDALLLDFLQSSYDAAANLAHWDRPALERTAAG, encoded by the coding sequence ATGACGCCCCACTCTCCCCAGGCCGCCTGGCCGCCGGGCCTGCCCTACGCGGACTGGCAGGACACCTGCAGGACCCTGCACCTGTGGACCCAGATCGTCGGCAAGATCCGGATGGCGCTCACGCCCGCCATCAACCACTGGTGGCACGCCACGCTCTACGTGACCCCGCGCGGACTCACCACAGGCACCATTCCCTGCGCCGCGCGCACGTTGGAGATCCGCTTCGACTTTCTCGAGCATCAGCTGCGCCTCGAGGCCAGCGATGGAGCCAGCCGCAGCATCCAGCTGGCGCCCCGATCCGTCGCCGATTTCCACCGGGCGGTGATGGCGGCCATGAACGAGCTGGGCATCGAGGTCTCGATCTGGACCATGCCTCAGGAACTGGCGGATCCGATTCCGTTCGAGCTCGATGAGCTCCATGCGGCCTACGATCCGGCCGCCGTGCAGCGGTTCTGGCAGATCCTGGTGCAGGCGGATCGTGTCTTCACCCTCTTCCGATCCGGATTCATCGGCAAGTCGAGTCCGGTGCATTTTTTCTGGGGCAGTTTCGATCTGGCGCTCACCCGGTTCTCCGGTCGTCCGGCTCCGCCCCATCCCGGTGGCGTTCCGGGGATGGCCGATTGGGTCACCCGGGAGGCCTACTCCCATGAGGTGAGCAGCTGCGGCTTCTGGCCCGGCGGCGGATCGATCGCCGAGCCCGTGTTCTATGCCTATGCCTATCCCGCCCCTGCTGGCTACAGCGCTTCCCCCGTTCACCCCGGGGAGGCCTTCTTCAGCCCCGAGCTGCAGGAGTTCCTTCTCCCCTACGAGGTGGTGAGGCAGGCGGCTGATCCCGATGCCCTGCTCCTGGACTTTCTCCAGAGCAGCTACGACGCTGCCGCCAATCTGGCCCACTGGGACCGTCCGGCGCTGGAGCGCACAGCAGCAGGGTGA
- a CDS encoding phosphoribosyltransferase, which produces MAARPPLWTDRHQAGVALAHAFADRRGRAHDTTLLALPRGGVPVAAAMASRLGLPLATWSVRKVADPASPELAIGAVAAGGVVVWRNGEGARRRATNATTHGWLAAQEQELRRRQQLFGDPPAERLRGRHLIVVDDGIATGMTMQAALLSLRQLEPASLELAVPVVDRVVATDLSRQVDRLVALASVDDLRAVGLWYEHFEQLRDEQVLALLNTTPPAGEPLPAGP; this is translated from the coding sequence ATGGCTGCTCGACCCCCTCTCTGGACCGATCGCCACCAGGCGGGTGTGGCCCTGGCGCACGCCTTCGCCGACCGCCGGGGCCGCGCGCATGACACCACCCTGCTGGCGCTGCCGCGAGGGGGTGTGCCGGTGGCGGCGGCGATGGCCTCGCGCCTGGGCCTACCCCTGGCCACCTGGTCGGTGCGCAAGGTGGCCGATCCGGCCTCGCCGGAGCTGGCGATCGGTGCGGTGGCCGCCGGCGGGGTGGTGGTGTGGCGCAACGGCGAGGGCGCCCGCCGCCGGGCGACCAACGCCACCACCCACGGCTGGCTGGCGGCGCAGGAGCAGGAACTGCGCCGCCGGCAGCAGCTTTTCGGCGATCCGCCGGCCGAGCGGCTGCGGGGCCGCCATCTGATCGTGGTGGATGACGGCATCGCCACCGGCATGACGATGCAGGCGGCCCTGCTTTCCCTGCGCCAGCTGGAGCCGGCCTCGCTGGAGCTGGCCGTGCCGGTGGTGGATCGGGTGGTCGCCACGGACCTGAGCCGGCAGGTGGATCGGCTGGTGGCCCTGGCCTCCGTGGATGATCTCCGGGCCGTGGGGCTGTGGTACGAGCACTTCGAGCAGCTTCGGGATGAGCAGGTGCTGGCCCTGCTCAACACCACCCCGCCGGCAGGGGAGCCGCTGCCGGCGGGGCCCTGA
- a CDS encoding HIT family protein — protein sequence MTTHSHKPWTDKGGHVTQDTSISVWNVGLNSGEATGKTVFHAHWHLIPRREGDCEEPRGGVRGVIPTQQGY from the coding sequence ATGACCACCCACTCTCATAAGCCCTGGACCGATAAAGGGGGTCACGTCACCCAGGACACCTCGATCAGCGTCTGGAACGTGGGTCTGAATTCAGGCGAGGCGACCGGGAAGACGGTGTTTCATGCGCACTGGCATCTGATTCCCAGGCGAGAGGGGGATTGCGAGGAGCCGCGGGGTGGGGTGCGGGGGGTGATCCCAACCCAGCAGGGCTATTGA
- a CDS encoding TMEM175 family protein, whose amino-acid sequence MANSQIRAPRMAKGRLEAFSDGVIAIIITIMVLELKAPPQADLAAMRALIPGFLSYVLSFVYVGIYWNNHHHLFQVVKHVNGATLWANLHLLFWLSLFPFATAWIGENPFAALPVAFYGVVLLLAALAYFLLTRTLVLHHGAGSALARALGRDRKGKLSLLLYAAAIPLAFASAWLACALYILVAVIWLVPDRRMERALTP is encoded by the coding sequence ATGGCGAACAGTCAGATCCGTGCCCCCCGGATGGCCAAGGGCCGGCTGGAGGCCTTCAGTGATGGGGTCATCGCCATCATCATCACCATCATGGTGCTGGAGCTGAAGGCACCGCCCCAGGCCGATCTGGCGGCGATGCGGGCGCTGATCCCGGGATTCCTGAGCTATGTGCTGAGCTTCGTGTATGTGGGCATCTACTGGAACAACCACCACCATCTCTTTCAGGTGGTGAAGCACGTGAACGGCGCCACCCTCTGGGCCAACCTGCATCTGCTGTTCTGGTTGTCACTGTTTCCCTTCGCCACCGCCTGGATCGGGGAGAACCCGTTCGCCGCCCTGCCCGTGGCCTTCTATGGGGTGGTGCTGCTGCTGGCGGCGCTGGCCTATTTCCTGCTCACGCGCACCCTGGTGCTGCATCACGGGGCCGGCTCCGCCCTGGCCAGAGCCCTGGGCCGTGATCGCAAGGGCAAGCTCTCGTTGCTGCTCTATGCCGCAGCGATTCCCCTCGCCTTTGCCAGCGCCTGGCTGGCGTGTGCGCTCTACATCCTGGTGGCCGTGATCTGGCTCGTTCCCGATCGCCGGATGGAACGGGCGCTGACCCCCTGA
- a CDS encoding GNAT family N-acetyltransferase gives MTWRPPEPLAVQHRLEAFDCGKPTLNHWLFHHARQAQTSGSARTFVVANEENRVVGYFSLTVGQVDTVKAPERIRAGMGRFPLPVVILARLAVSRENHGRGLGVGMLQDAIRRTLVIADQAGIRAILTHPIDDDAARFYTRFGFITSPLRQQQLLLLLKDARKILR, from the coding sequence GTGACCTGGCGGCCGCCGGAGCCGCTGGCCGTCCAGCACCGGCTGGAAGCCTTTGACTGCGGCAAGCCCACACTGAATCACTGGCTGTTTCACCACGCCCGCCAGGCGCAGACCAGTGGCTCGGCCCGAACGTTCGTCGTCGCGAACGAGGAGAACCGCGTTGTCGGCTATTTCAGCCTCACCGTGGGCCAGGTCGACACGGTGAAAGCGCCAGAGCGCATCCGTGCGGGCATGGGGCGATTCCCGCTGCCCGTGGTCATCCTGGCCAGGCTCGCCGTGTCACGGGAGAACCATGGACGTGGCCTCGGTGTCGGGATGCTTCAGGACGCGATCCGTCGGACGCTGGTGATCGCTGACCAGGCCGGAATTCGGGCGATCCTGACCCATCCCATCGACGACGATGCGGCCCGCTTCTACACCCGGTTCGGATTCATCACATCGCCGCTGCGCCAGCAGCAACTGCTTCTGCTGCTCAAGGACGCGAGGAAGATCCTCCGGTGA
- a CDS encoding IS3 family transposase (programmed frameshift), translated as MKRTRHTAEQIIRKLKTADQLIAQGKTVADVCRVIEVTQPTYHRWRQQYGGMQAEEARRLTQLEKENARLKKLLAEAELEKAMLKDLGGGKLLSPERRRRAVTVLQERYRASERQACRVVGQHRSTQRHCGKVVDLEETKLRHRLREIAAEHIRWGRRMAYRLLRREGWTVNHKRVQRLWREEGLQRPTPRKRKRARPADGSVRRHRAQHPHQVWAMDFQFDATADGRRLKFLNVIDEHSRLCLAIRVGRRCKAKDVVTVLEELTSLYPAPAFIRSDNGPEFIAQALRDWCEASSATSTAYIAPGSPWENGFAESFNGRFRDEFLNTELFTTAPEAQILADRWRWEYNSLRPHSALQGRTPLEAAQQGAAA; from the exons ATGAAACGCACCAGGCACACAGCGGAGCAGATCATCCGCAAGCTCAAGACCGCCGACCAGCTGATTGCCCAGGGCAAGACCGTCGCCGATGTCTGCCGCGTCATCGAGGTGACGCAGCCGACGTATCACCGCTGGCGGCAGCAGTACGGCGGCATGCAGGCCGAGGAGGCCCGCCGGCTGACGCAGCTGGAGAAGGAGAACGCCCGGCTCAAGAAGTTGTTGGCAGAAGCCGAGTTGGAGAAGGCGATGCTCAAGGACCTTG GCGGAGGGAAACTTCTGAGCCCGGAACGCCGTCGCAGGGCCGTCACGGTCCTGCAGGAGCGTTACCGGGCATCAGAGCGCCAGGCCTGCCGTGTTGTGGGGCAGCACCGCAGCACCCAGCGCCATTGCGGGAAGGTCGTCGACCTGGAGGAGACCAAGCTTCGGCACCGCCTGAGGGAGATTGCAGCTGAGCACATCCGCTGGGGCCGCCGCATGGCCTACCGCCTGCTGCGTCGGGAGGGCTGGACCGTGAACCACAAGCGGGTGCAACGGCTCTGGCGGGAGGAGGGGCTGCAGCGGCCCACTCCCAGGAAGCGGAAGCGGGCACGGCCCGCCGACGGCTCGGTGAGGCGTCACCGGGCCCAGCATCCCCACCAGGTGTGGGCCATGGATTTCCAGTTCGATGCCACCGCCGATGGCCGCAGACTCAAGTTCCTGAACGTGATCGACGAGCACAGCCGCCTCTGCCTGGCGATCCGGGTGGGCAGGCGGTGCAAGGCCAAAGACGTGGTGACTGTGCTGGAGGAACTCACCAGCCTCTACCCGGCGCCAGCGTTCATCCGATCGGACAACGGCCCGGAGTTCATTGCGCAGGCCCTACGGGACTGGTGCGAGGCCAGCAGCGCCACCAGCACGGCCTACATCGCGCCGGGATCCCCATGGGAGAACGGATTCGCAGAATCCTTCAACGGCCGCTTCCGCGATGAATTCCTCAACACCGAGTTGTTCACCACAGCCCCGGAGGCTCAGATCCTGGCCGATCGCTGGCGATGGGAGTACAACTCACTCAGGCCGCATTCGGCCCTCCAGGGGCGTACGCCCCTGGAGGCAGCTCAACAAGGAGCTGCAGCATGA
- a CDS encoding DUF1778 domain-containing protein, with product MDTAGSRARARRIEIRATTEDRQLIDRAVAASGTDLTGFVLTHLRLAAQQVLADREEFRLDPEALEAWERINQRPARSLKGLRALMDRPSPFQE from the coding sequence ATGGACACCGCCGGCAGCCGTGCTCGTGCTCGGCGGATCGAAATCCGGGCTACGACTGAAGACCGCCAACTGATTGATCGGGCTGTGGCCGCTTCCGGCACCGATCTCACCGGATTTGTGCTCACCCATCTGCGCCTCGCTGCGCAGCAGGTGCTGGCTGATCGTGAGGAGTTCCGCCTCGACCCCGAAGCGCTGGAGGCGTGGGAGCGCATCAACCAACGGCCGGCACGGTCGCTGAAGGGTCTACGCGCGCTGATGGATCGACCCTCTCCCTTCCAGGAATGA
- a CDS encoding GNAT family N-acetyltransferase, which translates to MSATYRSPRLLAAADRLDGFECRSEEQTIWLRKHARQAHARGGTSRVFVVTEVGGSDVVAYYAWCMASLTAVEAPPRLRKGAGRYPQPVALLARLGVDLHHERRGLGAALLADVISRTAQIGTEVGCRGLLVHAESTAARAFYLHLIPEFEPSPTDPLHLVLLMKDILRTLR; encoded by the coding sequence ATGAGCGCCACGTACCGGTCGCCCCGGCTGCTGGCGGCCGCTGATCGCCTCGACGGTTTCGAGTGCCGATCCGAGGAGCAGACGATCTGGCTGAGAAAGCACGCCCGCCAGGCCCATGCCCGCGGTGGCACCAGCCGGGTGTTCGTGGTCACCGAAGTCGGCGGAAGCGACGTGGTGGCGTACTACGCCTGGTGCATGGCCAGCCTCACGGCTGTGGAGGCTCCGCCGCGGCTGCGAAAAGGGGCTGGCCGTTATCCCCAGCCCGTGGCCCTGTTGGCCCGGCTGGGAGTGGACCTGCACCATGAAAGACGGGGCCTCGGTGCCGCCTTGCTGGCGGATGTGATCAGCCGCACGGCACAGATCGGCACTGAAGTGGGCTGCCGGGGATTGCTCGTCCATGCCGAGAGCACTGCAGCGCGGGCGTTCTACCTCCACCTGATCCCGGAATTCGAACCATCTCCCACCGACCCGTTGCATCTGGTGCTGCTGATGAAGGACATCCTGCGCACGCTGAGATGA
- a CDS encoding DUF1778 domain-containing protein, whose translation MAATGASRPARSARLGLRATPEQEAVLRRAAEVTHKSLTDFILDSACLAAEQTLLDQRLFMVSGSHAQALIDLLDRPEQANEGLRDLFTRQAPWDAQ comes from the coding sequence ATGGCTGCCACCGGAGCTTCGCGTCCTGCGCGCTCAGCCCGGCTCGGCCTGCGCGCCACGCCGGAACAGGAAGCCGTGCTGCGCCGTGCCGCCGAGGTCACCCACAAGTCGCTCACCGACTTCATCCTCGACAGCGCCTGCCTCGCTGCCGAGCAGACGCTCCTTGATCAGCGCCTGTTCATGGTCTCGGGGTCCCATGCCCAGGCCCTGATCGATCTGCTGGACCGCCCTGAACAGGCCAACGAAGGGCTCCGTGATCTGTTCACGCGGCAGGCACCCTGGGACGCCCAGTGA
- a CDS encoding L,D-transpeptidase family protein, producing MPRVATLGLMGVALLALSGCGESQQARQEATGITGPIKIELDPGDPSLSFGVLPRGEDRTVFKVGFGRKGITCAGSRFEEGYTPLGRFKVNAILSNDRFVMDPALIAQSGKSETELKTTLFRNMNAIDFSGDGETGEYGIGYVSLAPVDSVPQPFAFNTYDGTFRWYSFAIHGSNNDARIGEQVTGGCLNVAEPMMRTLLQSVKLGDEVVISAKGACTP from the coding sequence ATGCCTCGTGTAGCAACCCTTGGCCTGATGGGGGTCGCTCTTCTGGCCCTGTCCGGCTGTGGGGAGAGCCAGCAGGCCAGGCAGGAGGCCACCGGCATCACGGGCCCGATCAAGATCGAGCTCGATCCGGGCGATCCCTCCCTGAGCTTCGGTGTGCTGCCCCGCGGCGAAGACCGCACCGTGTTCAAGGTGGGCTTCGGCCGCAAGGGCATCACCTGCGCGGGCAGCCGCTTCGAGGAGGGCTACACGCCGCTGGGGCGATTCAAGGTGAATGCGATTCTCAGCAACGACCGCTTCGTGATGGATCCGGCGCTGATCGCCCAGTCGGGAAAATCCGAGACCGAGCTGAAAACAACCCTGTTCCGCAACATGAACGCGATCGACTTCAGCGGCGATGGCGAAACCGGTGAGTACGGCATCGGCTACGTGAGCCTGGCACCGGTGGACAGCGTGCCGCAGCCCTTTGCGTTCAACACCTACGACGGCACATTCCGCTGGTACAGCTTCGCCATCCACGGCAGCAACAACGATGCGCGCATCGGTGAGCAGGTGACCGGTGGCTGCCTCAACGTGGCCGAGCCCATGATGCGGACCCTGCTCCAGAGCGTGAAGCTGGGCGACGAGGTGGTGATCAGCGCCAAGGGGGCCTGCACGCCCTGA
- a CDS encoding glycosyl hydrolase family 57: MSHQTLPPLAGREAELLALVQQPGPVALSHTNLQLGAIRSCFACALHMHQPTIPAGAQGELICHLQYMLEHPGEGDNHNAEPFAHCYRRLAEILPQLIREGCNPRIMLDYSGTLLWGFQQMGRHDILAALQSLACDPTLQPHVEWLGTFWGHAVAPSTPIPDLLLQIQAWQHQFAALFGDAALQRVKGFSLPEMALPNHPDTLFALVQALRECGYRWLLVQEHSVENLDGSPLRDGQRFLPNQLVARSSSGDEVSITALIKTQGSDTKLVGQMQPYDQALGMDRVALGGIPIPPVVSQIADGENGGVMMNEFPPAFIQAHQRIAAEQGGTAGGAAAGTVAINGTEYLELLEAAGLPSAAYPRIQAVGQQRLWQQLGGPPTQGGTPAATTAAITALQASDPSFAMEGASWTNDLSWVEGYTNVLEPMNQLSARFHQVFDPLVAVDPATTATPAYQEALLHLLLLETSCFRYWGQGVWTDYAREIHRRGVAALGGSPPSA, encoded by the coding sequence ATGAGCCACCAAACCCTGCCGCCGCTCGCCGGCCGCGAAGCCGAGCTCCTGGCCCTGGTGCAGCAGCCCGGCCCGGTGGCGCTGTCCCACACCAACCTTCAGCTGGGGGCGATCCGCTCCTGTTTCGCCTGTGCCCTGCACATGCACCAGCCCACGATTCCGGCCGGGGCGCAGGGCGAGCTGATCTGCCACCTGCAGTACATGCTCGAGCACCCGGGCGAGGGCGACAACCACAACGCCGAACCCTTCGCCCACTGCTACAGGCGCCTGGCCGAGATCCTTCCTCAGCTGATCCGGGAGGGGTGCAACCCGCGGATCATGCTCGATTACTCCGGCACCCTGCTGTGGGGTTTCCAGCAGATGGGCCGCCACGACATTCTCGCGGCGCTGCAATCGCTGGCCTGCGATCCCACCCTCCAGCCCCATGTGGAGTGGCTGGGCACCTTCTGGGGCCATGCCGTGGCGCCCTCCACGCCCATCCCCGATCTGTTGCTGCAGATCCAGGCCTGGCAGCACCAGTTCGCGGCCCTGTTCGGCGACGCGGCCCTGCAGCGGGTGAAGGGCTTCTCCCTGCCGGAGATGGCCCTGCCCAACCATCCCGACACGCTCTTTGCCCTGGTGCAGGCGCTGCGGGAGTGCGGCTACCGCTGGCTGCTGGTGCAGGAGCACAGCGTGGAGAACCTGGACGGTTCACCCCTGCGTGATGGGCAGCGCTTCCTCCCGAACCAACTGGTGGCCCGCAGTTCCAGCGGGGACGAAGTGTCCATCACCGCCCTGATCAAGACCCAGGGTTCCGACACCAAGCTGGTGGGCCAGATGCAGCCGTACGACCAGGCTCTGGGGATGGACCGGGTGGCGCTGGGGGGGATCCCGATTCCCCCAGTGGTGAGCCAGATCGCCGATGGCGAAAACGGCGGCGTGATGATGAACGAATTCCCGCCCGCCTTCATCCAGGCCCATCAGCGCATCGCCGCCGAACAAGGCGGCACCGCGGGTGGCGCCGCCGCGGGCACCGTGGCGATCAACGGCACGGAATACCTCGAACTGCTGGAGGCCGCCGGCCTGCCGTCCGCCGCGTACCCCCGGATCCAGGCGGTGGGGCAGCAGCGGCTCTGGCAGCAGCTGGGCGGCCCACCGACCCAGGGCGGCACCCCGGCGGCTACGACAGCGGCCATCACCGCGCTGCAGGCGAGTGATCCCTCCTTCGCCATGGAGGGCGCCTCCTGGACCAACGACCTCAGCTGGGTGGAGGGCTACACCAACGTGCTGGAACCGATGAACCAGCTCAGCGCCCGCTTCCACCAGGTGTTCGATCCCCTGGTGGCTGTTGACCCCGCCACAACCGCGACCCCCGCCTATCAGGAAGCTCTACTCCATCTGCTGCTGCTCGAAACCAGCTGTTTCCGCTACTGGGGCCAGGGCGTCTGGACCGATTACGCCCGAGAGATCCACCGGCGCGGCGTCGCTGCCCTCGGGGGTTCGCCGCCCTCTGCCTGA
- a CDS encoding serine hydrolase: MGAAAPDGRPWTAASSDPRTLGWMQGSPPPPDRVIGFGDPQAFSFPRLRWSVCHTDQLMPTRAVSRGLGPVRPLPRQERADLDAVRFQPWGTSQPMTWGQAFDANFTDGLLVLHRGAVVYERYAGCLGPTGRHAAMSLTKSLVGLLGEVLVAEGVLNANAQVCATIPELAGSAFGEATVRQVLDMTTALDYSEDYADLNAGVWKHAAAGNALPKPSDYSGPRTYFEFLQTVKPKGVHGQAFGYKTVNTDVLGWLISRATGQPLTDVMAERLWSRLGAEAGAFFSVDSIGTPFAGGGFNASLRDMARVGQLMLEEGRVGTEQVIPAAVIRGIRAGGDRAAFARAGYKQLQGWSYRGMWWVSHDANGTVMARGVHGQSLWIDPAARVVIARFASHPVAGNAANDATTLPAYRAISRHLVSHSVRR; the protein is encoded by the coding sequence ATGGGCGCCGCAGCTCCGGACGGGCGCCCCTGGACCGCCGCCTCCTCCGATCCGCGCACGCTTGGCTGGATGCAGGGCTCGCCGCCGCCGCCGGATCGGGTGATCGGATTCGGGGATCCCCAGGCCTTCAGCTTCCCCCGGCTGCGCTGGAGCGTGTGCCACACCGACCAGCTGATGCCCACCCGGGCCGTGAGCCGCGGGCTCGGACCCGTGCGCCCCCTGCCGCGCCAGGAACGTGCCGACCTCGACGCCGTGCGCTTCCAGCCCTGGGGCACCAGCCAGCCGATGACCTGGGGGCAGGCCTTCGACGCCAACTTCACCGACGGCCTCCTGGTGCTGCACCGGGGCGCGGTGGTCTACGAGCGCTACGCCGGCTGCCTGGGCCCCACCGGCCGCCATGCCGCCATGTCACTCACCAAGTCGCTGGTGGGGCTGCTCGGTGAGGTGCTGGTGGCCGAGGGCGTGCTGAACGCCAACGCGCAGGTGTGCGCCACCATCCCGGAGCTGGCCGGCAGCGCCTTCGGCGAGGCCACCGTGCGCCAGGTGCTCGACATGACCACCGCCCTCGACTACTCCGAGGACTACGCCGATCTGAACGCCGGCGTCTGGAAGCACGCCGCCGCTGGTAACGCCCTGCCCAAGCCGTCCGACTACAGCGGCCCTCGCACCTACTTCGAATTCCTGCAGACGGTGAAGCCGAAGGGGGTTCATGGCCAGGCCTTCGGCTACAAGACCGTGAACACCGACGTGCTCGGCTGGCTGATCAGCCGCGCCACCGGCCAGCCCCTCACCGATGTGATGGCCGAGCGGCTGTGGAGCCGCCTGGGAGCTGAGGCCGGCGCCTTCTTCAGCGTGGATTCGATCGGCACCCCCTTCGCCGGCGGCGGCTTCAACGCCTCCCTGCGCGACATGGCCCGTGTCGGCCAGCTGATGCTCGAGGAGGGCCGCGTCGGCACCGAGCAGGTGATCCCCGCGGCGGTGATCCGCGGCATCCGCGCCGGCGGCGATCGGGCCGCCTTCGCCCGGGCCGGCTACAAGCAGCTCCAGGGCTGGAGCTACCGCGGCATGTGGTGGGTGAGCCATGACGCCAACGGCACCGTCATGGCCCGGGGCGTGCACGGCCAGTCGCTCTGGATCGACCCGGCGGCCCGGGTGGTGATCGCCCGCTTCGCCTCCCACCCGGTGGCCGGCAACGCCGCCAACGACGCCACCACCCTGCCGGCCTACCGGGCGATCAGTCGCCATCTCGTTAGCCACTCGGTTCGACGCTGA
- a CDS encoding dienelactone hydrolase family protein, whose product MSRSTVSRSSVIEREVIVQSAGVVLAGSLTLPDPAAALVLFAHGSGSSRFSRRNRAVARVLMEGGLATLLFDLLTTAEGRRDALDRSLRFDIPLLGRRLIGAIDWAGCQAELGGLPIGLFGASTGAAAALTAAAARPDRVGAVVSRGGRADLAAEALARVGSPTLLIVGGADLEVLQLNRWAAARLTAPHALQVVPGASHLFEEPGTLEQVAQLARTWFLQHLAGARP is encoded by the coding sequence GTGAGCCGTTCCACTGTGAGCCGTTCGAGCGTCATCGAACGCGAGGTCATCGTCCAGTCGGCAGGCGTCGTGCTGGCAGGCAGCCTCACGCTGCCGGATCCTGCTGCCGCCCTGGTGCTGTTCGCCCACGGCAGCGGCAGCAGCCGCTTCAGCCGCCGCAACCGCGCCGTGGCGAGGGTGCTGATGGAGGGCGGGCTGGCCACGCTGCTGTTCGATCTGCTCACCACCGCCGAGGGGCGCCGCGATGCGCTGGATCGCTCGCTGCGTTTCGACATCCCCCTGCTTGGCCGGCGCCTGATCGGGGCGATCGACTGGGCAGGCTGCCAGGCGGAGCTGGGCGGCCTGCCGATCGGCCTGTTCGGGGCCAGCACCGGCGCTGCCGCCGCCCTCACGGCGGCAGCGGCTCGCCCGGATCGGGTGGGCGCCGTGGTGTCCCGCGGGGGGCGCGCGGATCTCGCTGCCGAGGCCCTGGCGCGGGTGGGCAGCCCCACGCTGCTCATCGTCGGCGGAGCCGACCTGGAGGTGCTGCAGCTCAATCGCTGGGCCGCCGCGCGGCTCACCGCCCCCCATGCCCTCCAGGTGGTGCCGGGAGCCAGCCATCTGTTCGAGGAGCCCGGAACCCTGGAGCAGGTTGCCCAGCTGGCCCGCACCTGGTTTCTCCAGCACCTCGCAGGGGCCAGGCCCTGA
- a CDS encoding MliC family protein: protein MVLQPCSALIARLASAPLAVGMLLLTAVAPVAGVAPVAAEDLGVELGEPVLYRCSGARELAVRYGRLSDDSLAFVRLQPPGGQLLTLPQLVSGSGARYSSGQLWQWWSKGEEGFLQRLDDQGDWQTVLEGCITDSE, encoded by the coding sequence ATGGTGCTGCAACCCTGTTCTGCCCTGATCGCCCGCCTGGCCAGTGCGCCGCTGGCTGTCGGCATGCTGCTGCTCACGGCCGTGGCTCCCGTGGCTGGCGTGGCTCCCGTGGCAGCGGAAGACCTTGGGGTGGAGCTGGGGGAGCCGGTGCTCTACCGCTGCAGCGGCGCCAGGGAACTGGCGGTGCGCTACGGCCGCCTCAGCGACGACAGCCTCGCGTTCGTGCGGCTGCAGCCGCCCGGCGGGCAGCTCCTCACCTTGCCGCAGCTGGTGTCGGGCTCGGGAGCGCGCTACAGCAGCGGCCAGCTCTGGCAGTGGTGGAGCAAGGGGGAGGAGGGCTTCCTGCAGCGTCTGGACGACCAGGGCGACTGGCAGACCGTGCTGGAGGGCTGCATCACGGACAGCGAGTGA
- the dcd gene encoding dCTP deaminase: MAVLGKEAILQAIAQGAITITPFDPERVGPASVDLTLASTVRVFRKVHAVIHVGEHTDYRELTEKIEVPQGQHILIMPGETVLGITQERLRLGPGLCGWLEGRSRFARLGLMVHISAPFMGPGIDSQQVLEMSNFGPAPLAVYPGTAICQFVFQKLQGSESYAGRFAGQTEHSF; encoded by the coding sequence ATGGCCGTTCTCGGGAAGGAGGCGATCCTGCAGGCGATCGCCCAGGGCGCGATCACGATCACGCCCTTCGATCCGGAGCGGGTGGGGCCGGCCTCGGTGGACCTCACCCTCGCCTCCACGGTGCGCGTGTTCCGCAAGGTGCATGCGGTGATCCACGTGGGCGAGCACACCGACTACCGGGAGCTCACCGAGAAGATCGAGGTGCCCCAGGGCCAGCACATCCTGATCATGCCGGGCGAAACGGTGCTGGGCATCACCCAGGAGCGGCTGCGGCTGGGGCCCGGCCTCTGCGGCTGGCTCGAGGGCCGCAGCCGCTTCGCGCGCCTCGGCCTGATGGTGCACATCAGCGCCCCGTTCATGGGCCCGGGCATCGACAGCCAGCAGGTGCTGGAGATGAGCAACTTCGGCCCCGCGCCCCTGGCGGTGTATCCCGGCACCGCCATCTGCCAGTTCGTGTTCCAGAAGCTGCAGGGCAGCGAGAGCTACGCGGGCCGCTTCGCCGGGCAGACGGAGCACTCCTTCTGA